One genomic window of Corynebacterium massiliense DSM 45435 includes the following:
- a CDS encoding LutC/YkgG family protein, with product MAKLPKDVEIPRDYQQTSSLPADEVRDVLVDRLEDYHAEVHVTDADGLAQTVADVLKDRECTDIVHAPGLGEDVLTSFAGSARADDPASDPRDLGDIDAVVTESKVSCALTGTIALESSESNGRRAVALVPDRHVCIVRDEDIVYTVPEMISRLDPERPTTLFSGPSATSDIELERVEGVHGPRDLIVVIVKQG from the coding sequence ATGGCCAAGCTGCCGAAGGACGTGGAAATCCCCCGCGACTACCAGCAGACCAGTTCGCTTCCCGCCGACGAGGTACGCGACGTGCTGGTTGACCGCCTGGAGGACTACCACGCCGAGGTCCACGTCACCGACGCCGACGGGCTCGCGCAGACCGTCGCGGACGTGCTTAAAGACCGTGAGTGCACCGACATCGTGCACGCGCCGGGCCTGGGCGAAGACGTCCTGACCTCTTTTGCGGGCTCCGCGCGTGCCGATGACCCCGCCAGTGATCCCCGCGACCTCGGCGACATCGACGCCGTGGTCACCGAGTCGAAAGTCTCCTGCGCGCTGACCGGCACCATCGCCCTGGAGTCCAGCGAGTCCAACGGCCGCCGCGCTGTGGCGCTCGTGCCCGACCGCCACGTGTGCATCGTGCGGGATGAGGACATCGTCTACACCGTCCCGGAGATGATCTCGCGGCTGGATCCGGAGCGCCCCACCACACTGTTCTCGGGCCCTTCGGCCACCTCAGATATCGAGCTCGAGCGCGTCGAAGGGGTGCACGGTCCGCGGGATCTCATCGTGGTCATCGTCAAGCAGGGCTAA
- a CDS encoding (Fe-S)-binding protein, producing MRVALFSTCIGDGLFPDAHKATALILARLGYEVVFPEEQTCCGQMHINTGYQEQALPLIRTYTDAFADPSIDYVVSASGSCVGAVREHHERIADRFGSAADKDGARRAADKTYDLPEFLIDVAQTTELGAFFPHRVTYHSSCHGLRFLKLGARPYDLLKNVDGIELVPLANSEECCGFGGTFAIKNPEVSQAMVSDKTRHIKDTEAEYVTAGDSSCLMNIAGTLHRQRTGIRAVHMAEILASTREHPWTPDSAAYSKEVML from the coding sequence ATGCGTGTCGCACTGTTTTCCACGTGCATCGGCGACGGACTTTTCCCGGATGCCCACAAGGCAACGGCCCTCATCCTCGCCCGGCTCGGCTACGAGGTCGTCTTCCCCGAAGAGCAGACCTGCTGCGGCCAGATGCACATCAACACCGGCTACCAAGAACAGGCCCTGCCGCTGATCCGCACGTACACGGATGCGTTTGCCGACCCGTCCATTGACTACGTGGTCTCCGCGTCCGGCTCGTGCGTGGGCGCGGTGCGCGAGCACCACGAGCGCATTGCGGACCGATTCGGCTCCGCCGCCGACAAGGACGGCGCCCGGCGCGCGGCGGACAAGACCTACGACCTGCCGGAGTTCCTCATCGACGTGGCACAGACGACGGAGCTCGGCGCGTTCTTCCCGCACCGGGTGACCTACCACTCGTCCTGCCACGGCCTGCGCTTCCTCAAACTCGGCGCGCGGCCTTATGACCTGCTGAAGAATGTCGACGGCATCGAGCTGGTCCCGCTGGCCAACTCCGAGGAGTGCTGCGGCTTCGGCGGCACCTTTGCCATCAAGAACCCGGAGGTCTCCCAGGCGATGGTCTCCGACAAGACCCGCCACATTAAGGACACCGAGGCCGAGTACGTCACCGCCGGCGACTCGTCGTGCCTGATGAACATCGCGGGCACACTACACCGCCAGCGCACCGGTATCCGCGCGGTCCACATGGCGGAGATCCTCGCCTCCACCCGCGAGCACCCGTGGACGCCCGATTCCGCCGCCTACTCCAAGGAGGTCATGCTGTAA
- the lysA gene encoding diaminopimelate decarboxylase, whose protein sequence is MAARQIGFDTLSAMTDFNDVPAHVWPRGAQREEDGVITVAGVPLPELAEEYGTPLMVFDEDDFRSRCRDMAAAFGAPERVHYASKAFLSKKVARWVDEEGLSLDVASINELRIALAAGFPAERITVHGNNKSAGFLAYCVDSQVGHVVIDSPQELETLDFVARSLGKVQPVMVRVTPGIDAHTHEFIATSHEDQKFGIALAGGEAFAAVKACHRAENLQLVGLHCHVGSQVFDAEGFKLAAQRVLGLYRQVYNELGIALAELDLGGGYGVPYTAHDTALDVAALAKDLLAAVGQIADDLEITPPTILVEPGRAIAAPAAVTVYEVGTVKDVATGDGEVPVRRYVSVDGGMSDNIRPSLYGAEYDARLVGRYADGETVPARIVGSHCEAGDILVSDIALPADVRPGDLIALAATGAYCYAMASRYNAFVRPAVVAVRAGEKKPMLRRETFEDLVALEVD, encoded by the coding sequence ATGGCAGCGCGGCAAATCGGTTTCGATACACTTTCTGCCATGACAGATTTCAACGACGTGCCCGCGCACGTGTGGCCGCGCGGCGCCCAGCGGGAAGAAGACGGGGTCATCACCGTCGCCGGGGTTCCGCTCCCGGAGCTCGCCGAGGAATACGGCACCCCGCTCATGGTCTTCGACGAAGACGACTTCCGCTCGCGGTGCCGCGACATGGCCGCCGCGTTCGGCGCGCCGGAGCGCGTGCACTACGCCTCCAAGGCCTTCCTGTCCAAGAAGGTGGCCCGGTGGGTCGACGAGGAGGGGCTGTCGCTGGACGTCGCCTCCATCAACGAGCTGCGCATCGCGCTGGCGGCCGGGTTCCCCGCCGAGCGCATCACCGTCCACGGCAACAACAAGTCCGCCGGATTTCTGGCCTACTGCGTCGACAGCCAGGTCGGCCACGTAGTTATAGACTCGCCCCAGGAGCTGGAAACGCTCGATTTCGTCGCGCGCTCGCTGGGCAAGGTGCAGCCGGTGATGGTGCGCGTGACCCCGGGCATCGACGCGCACACGCACGAGTTCATTGCCACCAGCCATGAGGACCAGAAGTTCGGCATCGCGCTCGCCGGCGGGGAGGCCTTCGCGGCGGTCAAGGCGTGCCACCGCGCGGAGAACCTCCAGCTGGTCGGCCTGCACTGCCACGTCGGCTCCCAGGTCTTCGATGCCGAGGGCTTCAAGCTCGCCGCGCAGCGCGTGCTGGGGCTTTACCGCCAGGTCTACAACGAGCTGGGCATCGCGCTCGCCGAGTTGGACTTGGGCGGCGGCTACGGCGTCCCGTACACCGCGCACGACACCGCGCTGGACGTCGCCGCGCTGGCCAAGGATCTGCTGGCGGCTGTCGGCCAGATCGCCGACGACCTGGAGATTACCCCGCCCACCATCCTCGTTGAGCCCGGCCGGGCCATCGCCGCGCCCGCCGCCGTGACGGTCTATGAAGTGGGCACGGTCAAGGACGTGGCCACCGGCGACGGGGAGGTGCCGGTGCGCCGCTACGTCTCGGTGGACGGCGGCATGTCCGACAACATCCGCCCCTCGCTCTACGGTGCGGAGTATGACGCCCGCCTGGTCGGCCGGTATGCCGACGGTGAGACCGTGCCGGCGCGCATCGTGGGCTCGCACTGCGAGGCCGGGGATATTCTGGTCAGCGACATTGCCTTGCCTGCCGATGTCCGCCCCGGCGACCTCATCGCGCTCGCCGCGACCGGTGCGTACTGCTACGCCATGGCCTCGCGCTACAACGCGTTCGTGCGCCCCGCCGTCGTCGCGGTGCGCGCCGGGGAGAAAAAGCCCATGCTGCGCCGCGAAACTTTCGAGGATCTTGTGGCCCTCGAGGTGGACTAG
- a CDS encoding alpha/beta fold hydrolase: protein MATNSRLHRRCAALLAAAAVSLSPLTATAFAADAGIAAEDAERAADADQGAIGRALAEDDQDAPEITWEECPEQVDLPNARCGRIEVPTYYDSPEKGSISVGFVHVPAANPEAKRGTIFGNPGGPGIEAYSYFGNSAVDLPESIVNEYDRVAVQPRGLSGSTPVECTENDNANLLDAELRPGSFVRDNCEHSTPGYTASLTTENTAHDWDMVRRALGEDRISILGLSYGTYLGSVYATLFPEHTDKVVLDSAMSPNLAWNGVITAQEEGFRNALHDMFQFMADRDEEYHLGTTPLAVYEKWSQKVASEAGITPTVLPPNAQIGDLPPGLEFAGQPGADLISGSGELRVQADYLGHKALNPDASQANSFTLQAAQGVIPRPEQWDAYAKHVAGIEPLPNPDEQMADLPEEELEKYAEDTGRMQFMQNLLVCNENAVPANPLALPKYLWSGYVLEDPFTAAPAMWESGVNCYDRPATTAPIQVNGNKLATRPLQISGTDDPQTPYKYHGDLQQMMGAHLVTVHGPGHGHVGFGNEEVGKIVDEYLRTGHTDATDAPGFFG, encoded by the coding sequence GTGGCCACTAATTCACGCCTTCACCGCCGCTGCGCCGCACTTCTTGCGGCCGCGGCGGTTTCTTTGTCCCCTCTGACCGCCACCGCCTTTGCTGCCGACGCCGGCATCGCTGCCGAGGACGCCGAGCGCGCTGCCGACGCAGACCAGGGCGCGATTGGCCGTGCCCTGGCGGAAGACGACCAGGACGCCCCGGAGATCACTTGGGAGGAGTGCCCGGAGCAGGTCGATCTGCCGAACGCCCGCTGCGGCCGCATTGAGGTGCCCACCTACTACGACTCGCCGGAGAAGGGCTCCATCTCGGTCGGTTTTGTCCACGTCCCGGCCGCAAATCCGGAGGCTAAGCGCGGCACCATCTTTGGCAACCCGGGCGGGCCGGGTATTGAGGCCTACAGCTACTTCGGTAACTCGGCGGTGGATCTGCCCGAGTCGATCGTCAACGAGTACGACCGCGTCGCGGTCCAGCCGCGTGGCCTGTCCGGCTCCACTCCGGTCGAATGCACCGAGAACGACAACGCCAACCTGCTGGACGCCGAGCTGCGCCCAGGGTCGTTCGTACGCGATAACTGCGAGCACTCCACGCCCGGCTACACCGCGTCGCTGACCACGGAAAACACCGCCCACGATTGGGACATGGTCCGCCGCGCGCTGGGCGAGGACCGCATCTCCATTCTGGGCCTGAGCTACGGCACCTACCTCGGCTCGGTGTACGCCACCCTCTTCCCCGAGCACACCGACAAGGTGGTGCTGGATTCCGCGATGAGCCCCAACCTGGCCTGGAACGGCGTGATTACGGCCCAGGAGGAGGGCTTCCGGAACGCGCTGCACGACATGTTCCAGTTCATGGCCGACCGCGACGAGGAATACCACCTGGGCACCACCCCGCTGGCTGTCTACGAGAAGTGGAGCCAGAAGGTCGCCTCCGAGGCGGGGATCACCCCGACCGTGCTGCCGCCAAACGCACAGATTGGTGACCTTCCCCCGGGGCTCGAGTTCGCCGGTCAGCCGGGCGCGGATCTCATCTCCGGCTCTGGTGAGCTGCGTGTGCAGGCCGACTACTTGGGTCACAAGGCGCTGAACCCCGATGCCAGCCAAGCCAACTCGTTTACCCTCCAGGCAGCCCAGGGCGTTATCCCCCGGCCGGAGCAGTGGGACGCTTACGCCAAGCACGTCGCGGGCATTGAGCCGCTGCCCAACCCGGACGAACAGATGGCTGACCTTCCGGAAGAGGAGCTGGAAAAGTACGCGGAAGACACCGGGCGCATGCAGTTCATGCAGAACCTGCTCGTGTGTAACGAAAATGCGGTGCCCGCCAACCCACTGGCGCTGCCGAAGTACCTCTGGTCCGGCTACGTGCTCGAGGATCCCTTCACCGCCGCGCCGGCCATGTGGGAGTCCGGCGTGAACTGCTACGACCGCCCGGCTACCACCGCCCCGATCCAGGTCAACGGCAACAAGCTGGCGACCCGCCCGCTGCAGATCAGCGGCACCGATGACCCGCAGACGCCGTACAAGTACCACGGTGACTTACAGCAGATGATGGGCGCGCACCTGGTCACCGTGCACGGACCGGGCCACGGCCACGTCGGCTTTGGCAATGAGGAAGTGGGCAAGATTGTCGATGAATACCTGCGCACCGGCCACACCGACGCCACCGATGCGCCCGGTTTCTTCGGCTAA
- a CDS encoding DUF2264 domain-containing protein: protein MTSPNASETTNPLKTRADFQQFARELFEPLVPHFEASPGRPKFGPTAAGFDAAAEGLESFSRPLWGIAALAAGGGEFAHWDLVRRGLVAGTDPNSPEYWGVVGAPPGTDASADQRLVEMAAIGFALAIAPEHIYEPLSQQEKDNVVRWLSQINQTDTNPNNWWFFRIMVDAGLEKVGAPFNEKAAQESFNILNGYYLGDGWYRDGALQNTDFYVAFAFHFYSLIYARLRGDKDPERAHTAVGRARAFASDWAARFDATGRVIAYGRSLTYRSGGAAFFGALAFADVEALPWAEIRALWAKHLRWFAKQDIYTPDGVLSIGWAYPNLLMSETYNSPGSPYWALKALLPLALPEDHPFWTAEENPDAGSTPLVSAQPHAQVVVNRTDNQSQMLNAGGNGAWFVRQAVAKYGKLAYSSAFPLALEPDDIASYLTAESELAFVDVMTMRRETRRLVTDSGLTDPDDTIAWSKWEAFGEDIRVTTFMRGEGDAHVRVHVVDTDLAVTAVEGGFAIAENFDPAHNHYSEDSEDTHARVRNGKATSLLVDLAGERAASTSSLQPNTSLGWARATVPLLTQPLTPDQHVLVTGVRAAEEPDLSFEHTHLLDDAFATAIRDIAGVNLPKTGD from the coding sequence GTGACTTCCCCAAACGCTTCTGAAACCACCAACCCACTGAAAACGCGCGCGGACTTCCAACAGTTCGCGCGCGAGCTTTTTGAGCCACTCGTCCCCCACTTCGAGGCTTCCCCTGGCCGGCCGAAGTTTGGCCCCACCGCCGCGGGTTTCGATGCCGCCGCAGAGGGACTCGAGTCCTTCTCCCGGCCGCTGTGGGGGATCGCGGCTCTCGCCGCCGGCGGTGGCGAGTTTGCACACTGGGATCTCGTGCGCCGCGGGCTCGTGGCCGGCACGGACCCCAATTCCCCGGAGTACTGGGGTGTGGTCGGCGCACCGCCGGGCACCGACGCCTCGGCTGACCAACGCTTGGTAGAGATGGCCGCCATCGGCTTCGCGCTGGCCATTGCCCCGGAGCACATCTATGAGCCGCTTTCCCAGCAAGAAAAGGACAACGTCGTCCGCTGGCTCAGCCAGATCAATCAGACCGACACCAACCCGAACAACTGGTGGTTCTTCCGCATCATGGTCGACGCCGGTCTGGAGAAGGTGGGCGCGCCCTTCAACGAGAAGGCCGCCCAAGAGTCCTTCAACATCCTCAATGGCTACTACTTGGGCGATGGCTGGTACCGCGACGGCGCGCTGCAAAACACTGACTTCTACGTTGCGTTCGCGTTCCACTTCTACTCGCTCATCTACGCACGGCTGCGCGGGGATAAGGATCCGGAGCGTGCCCACACCGCCGTGGGTCGCGCCCGCGCCTTTGCCTCTGACTGGGCCGCGCGTTTCGATGCCACCGGGCGCGTCATCGCCTACGGCCGGTCGCTGACCTACCGCTCCGGCGGCGCAGCCTTCTTCGGCGCGCTGGCCTTCGCCGACGTGGAGGCGCTGCCGTGGGCAGAAATCCGCGCTCTGTGGGCGAAGCACCTGCGGTGGTTCGCCAAGCAGGACATCTACACCCCGGACGGGGTGCTGTCTATCGGTTGGGCTTATCCCAACCTGCTCATGAGCGAGACGTACAATTCGCCCGGCTCGCCCTACTGGGCGCTGAAGGCACTGCTGCCCCTAGCGCTCCCGGAGGATCACCCGTTCTGGACCGCAGAGGAAAATCCGGATGCGGGCAGCACGCCGCTGGTGAGCGCCCAACCTCACGCGCAGGTGGTGGTCAACCGCACGGACAACCAGTCCCAGATGCTCAACGCCGGCGGCAACGGCGCGTGGTTCGTCCGCCAGGCAGTGGCCAAATACGGCAAGCTCGCCTACTCGTCCGCGTTCCCGCTCGCGCTGGAGCCGGACGACATTGCGTCCTACCTCACCGCCGAGTCTGAGCTCGCCTTCGTGGACGTGATGACCATGCGCCGCGAGACCCGCCGTCTGGTCACCGATAGTGGCCTGACTGACCCCGATGACACTATTGCCTGGTCAAAGTGGGAGGCCTTCGGCGAGGACATCCGGGTCACCACCTTTATGCGTGGCGAGGGCGACGCTCACGTGCGCGTCCACGTGGTCGATACCGATCTCGCCGTCACTGCCGTGGAGGGTGGTTTCGCCATCGCGGAGAATTTCGACCCAGCGCACAACCACTACTCGGAGGACTCAGAAGACACCCACGCCCGGGTGCGCAACGGGAAAGCCACGTCCCTGCTGGTGGACCTGGCCGGCGAGCGAGCGGCCTCTACTAGCTCCCTGCAGCCGAACACGTCCCTGGGCTGGGCCCGCGCCACCGTCCCGCTGCTCACCCAGCCGCTTACCCCGGACCAGCATGTGCTGGTCACGGGCGTGCGCGCCGCCGAGGAGCCGGACCTCAGCTTCGAACACACGCACCTGCTTGACGATGCCTTCGCCACCGCCATCCGCGACATCGCCGGCGTCAACCTCCCGAAAACCGGCGATTGA
- a CDS encoding L-lactate permease, producing the protein MNTFQIVTDAVGGSLGLSALAALVPLIVFFAMLLGLKASAHLSGAVALLASLAVAVFGFSMPASMALSAAGRGALFGLFPIVWVIVMAIWFYEITVASGRFEDLRKTFDLLGEGDVRIQAALIAFCFGGLLEALAGFGAPVAITATMLLALGIKPGKAITTVLVANTAPVAFGAVGIPITTAGEVGGRTTEQVGDIAQLVSVIVFVIAALVPFVILFILDGLRGVREAGPAAAVIGISFAITQWLTATFFVYQLTNVIACIVSLAVTVAFLRWWKPKGVGELRTRMGLGDAEPATDLTGGRIAMALVPYAIVVAVFGLATAAPALFNFWTIHFPWPGLGDRVIAPTGSPMDTSYSLSVLGNPGSLMAISALIVWAVLAIAGRGDGRYRLPAATPLHALADVASRMKLSALTIVLVLALAYVMNYSGQTIAIGEFVASAGGIFTLFAPVLGWIGTAVTGSDTSANALFANLQVTAADRIGANPDLMLAANTTGGVVGKMISPQSLAIGATAVQMNGQESKIFTSVVGYSLILLALVCLTVFALSGAPGFLVP; encoded by the coding sequence GTGAATACATTTCAGATCGTCACCGACGCTGTTGGCGGCAGCCTCGGTCTCTCGGCACTGGCCGCGCTGGTGCCCCTCATCGTCTTTTTCGCCATGCTGCTCGGCCTCAAAGCCAGCGCGCACCTGTCCGGTGCGGTGGCGCTGTTAGCCAGCCTCGCGGTGGCTGTCTTCGGCTTTTCGATGCCCGCGTCGATGGCCCTGTCCGCCGCCGGGCGCGGCGCGCTGTTCGGCCTCTTCCCCATCGTCTGGGTGATCGTGATGGCCATCTGGTTCTACGAGATCACGGTCGCCTCCGGCCGGTTTGAGGACCTGCGCAAGACCTTCGATCTTCTCGGCGAGGGCGACGTGCGCATCCAGGCGGCCCTTATCGCGTTCTGTTTCGGTGGCCTGCTAGAAGCCCTCGCCGGCTTCGGCGCTCCCGTGGCCATTACTGCGACGATGCTGCTGGCGCTCGGCATCAAGCCGGGCAAGGCGATTACCACGGTCCTGGTGGCCAACACCGCCCCGGTCGCCTTCGGTGCCGTAGGCATTCCGATCACCACCGCCGGCGAGGTGGGCGGCAGAACCACCGAGCAGGTCGGCGACATCGCCCAGCTGGTCTCCGTCATCGTCTTTGTCATCGCGGCGCTCGTGCCGTTTGTCATCCTGTTCATCCTCGACGGGCTGCGCGGCGTGCGCGAGGCCGGCCCGGCAGCCGCGGTCATTGGCATCTCCTTCGCCATCACGCAGTGGCTGACCGCCACGTTCTTCGTCTACCAGCTCACCAACGTCATCGCCTGCATCGTCTCGCTGGCCGTCACCGTGGCCTTTTTGCGCTGGTGGAAGCCAAAGGGCGTGGGCGAGCTGCGCACCCGGATGGGGCTCGGGGACGCCGAACCGGCCACCGATCTGACCGGCGGGCGCATCGCCATGGCGCTGGTGCCCTACGCCATCGTCGTCGCGGTCTTCGGGCTGGCCACCGCCGCGCCCGCCCTGTTCAACTTCTGGACCATCCACTTCCCCTGGCCGGGGCTCGGCGATCGCGTCATCGCGCCCACCGGCAGCCCGATGGATACCTCGTACTCGCTGTCCGTGTTGGGCAACCCGGGCTCCCTGATGGCGATTTCCGCCCTCATCGTCTGGGCTGTACTGGCCATTGCCGGCCGCGGGGACGGCCGCTACCGCTTGCCTGCTGCCACGCCGTTGCACGCGCTTGCCGATGTCGCCAGCCGCATGAAACTATCCGCCCTCACCATCGTGCTCGTGCTGGCACTGGCGTACGTGATGAACTACTCCGGCCAGACAATTGCGATCGGCGAGTTCGTGGCCTCTGCTGGCGGCATCTTCACCCTGTTCGCCCCCGTGTTGGGGTGGATCGGCACCGCCGTGACCGGCTCCGACACCTCCGCCAACGCGCTGTTTGCGAATCTGCAGGTCACCGCCGCTGACCGCATCGGCGCCAACCCCGACCTAATGCTCGCGGCGAACACTACCGGCGGCGTGGTGGGCAAAATGATCTCGCCGCAGTCGTTGGCCATCGGCGCTACGGCCGTGCAGATGAACGGGCAGGAATCGAAGATCTTCACCTCCGTGGTCGGCTACTCCCTTATCCTCCTTGCGCTGGTGTGCCTGACCGTTTTCGCCCTCTCGGGGGCACCAGGTTTTCTCGTTCCCTAA
- a CDS encoding lactate utilization protein B, whose protein sequence is MAVFSDTTPPRAPEGYGNLRGERGFVENAHVDLNKATQRRNLQHATTSIRAKRQNVVSEMGDWEELRAAGSALKESVMANMPELLEQFEEAVTARGGVVHWARDAKEANEIITDLVRETGETDVVKVKSMATQETGLNEHLESAGIHAQETDLAELIVQLGEDKPSHILVPAIHRNRAEIRDIFVDKMPDTDDSLEADPPELAEASRKFLRQQFMKAKVAISGANFGVAENGVVNIVESEGNGRMCVTMPETLITLMGIEKLVPTYQDLEVFLQLLPRSSTAERMNPYTSMWTGVTEGDGPQNFHIVLLDNGRTAAMSSEIGHQALKCIRCSACLNVCPVYERAGGHAYGSTYPGPIGISLTPQLTGMKDHKDPSASLPYACSLCGRCDEVCPVKIPLSDVILENRYQKVTHATPPVESKLMGLMRVAMGNSTLWNQLMRVVFMGRILGGFNQTIESLPLFMSGWSEGRDTAVPPKQTFRQWFESNEAKNLLAEARENGVPVQKKAGDAKLGDAEPDATAGQASTPGAGESRKPGESTNDSEEDN, encoded by the coding sequence ATGGCTGTCTTCTCCGACACCACCCCGCCCCGCGCGCCGGAGGGCTACGGCAACCTGCGCGGCGAGCGCGGCTTCGTAGAAAACGCCCACGTTGACCTCAACAAGGCCACCCAGCGCCGCAACCTGCAGCACGCCACCACCAGCATCCGCGCCAAGCGCCAGAACGTGGTCAGCGAGATGGGCGACTGGGAAGAGCTGCGCGCCGCCGGCTCGGCGCTCAAGGAGTCCGTCATGGCCAACATGCCGGAGCTTTTGGAGCAGTTCGAGGAGGCGGTCACCGCCCGCGGCGGCGTGGTCCACTGGGCCCGCGACGCCAAGGAAGCCAACGAGATTATCACCGATCTTGTCCGCGAAACCGGTGAGACCGACGTGGTCAAGGTGAAGTCGATGGCCACCCAGGAAACCGGCCTCAACGAACACCTGGAAAGTGCCGGTATCCACGCCCAGGAGACTGACCTGGCGGAGCTTATCGTCCAGCTCGGCGAGGACAAGCCGTCGCACATCCTGGTGCCGGCCATCCACCGCAACCGCGCCGAGATCCGCGACATCTTCGTGGACAAGATGCCGGACACCGACGACTCGCTGGAGGCGGACCCGCCGGAGCTTGCCGAGGCGTCCCGGAAGTTTTTGCGCCAGCAGTTCATGAAGGCGAAGGTCGCCATCTCGGGCGCCAACTTCGGCGTGGCTGAAAACGGCGTGGTCAACATCGTCGAGTCCGAGGGCAACGGGCGCATGTGCGTCACGATGCCGGAGACGCTTATCACCCTGATGGGCATCGAAAAGCTCGTGCCCACCTACCAGGACTTAGAGGTCTTCCTGCAGCTTCTGCCGCGCTCGTCCACCGCCGAGCGCATGAACCCGTACACCTCCATGTGGACCGGGGTGACCGAAGGCGACGGCCCGCAGAACTTCCACATCGTGCTTCTGGATAACGGCCGCACCGCCGCTATGTCCAGCGAGATCGGCCACCAGGCGCTGAAATGCATCCGCTGTTCGGCCTGCCTGAACGTCTGCCCGGTCTACGAGCGCGCCGGCGGCCACGCCTACGGCTCGACCTACCCGGGCCCCATCGGCATCTCGCTGACCCCGCAGCTCACCGGCATGAAGGATCATAAGGATCCGTCCGCCTCGCTGCCGTATGCCTGCTCGCTGTGCGGGCGCTGCGACGAGGTCTGCCCCGTCAAAATCCCGCTGTCCGACGTGATCTTGGAAAACCGCTACCAAAAGGTCACCCACGCCACCCCGCCGGTGGAGTCGAAGCTCATGGGGCTCATGCGGGTGGCCATGGGCAACTCCACCCTGTGGAACCAGCTCATGCGCGTGGTGTTCATGGGCCGCATCCTGGGCGGATTCAACCAGACCATCGAGTCGCTGCCACTGTTCATGTCCGGCTGGTCAGAGGGCCGCGATACCGCGGTGCCGCCGAAGCAGACCTTCCGCCAGTGGTTCGAGTCCAACGAGGCGAAGAACCTGCTGGCCGAGGCGCGGGAGAACGGCGTCCCGGTGCAGAAGAAGGCCGGCGACGCGAAGCTGGGCGATGCCGAACCGGATGCCACCGCCGGCCAGGCCTCGACCCCGGGCGCAGGCGAATCCCGCAAGCCCGGCGAATCCACGAACGATTCTGAGGAGGACAACTAA
- a CDS encoding homoserine dehydrogenase, with protein MLTSSVAQAPIRAGKGEGETVGIALLGFGTVGSEVFRLLQENADAFTHRIGGPAEVRGVAVSHVGNKPRPGVPKDLLTDDAAGLVTRDDIDLVVEVIGGIDFPRELVLTALNAGKSVVTANKALVAARADELAAAAEATGADLYFEAAVAAAIPVVGMLRRSLAGDQVERISGIVNGTTNFILDAMEATGASYDDALAEATRLGYAEADPTADVEGHDAASKAAIMASLAFHTRVNFDDVYCQGISDITAGDIQAANEAGFSIKLLAICERLRRDDGTEAVNARVHPALVRKEHPMASVSESYNAIFVESEAAGELMFYGNGAGGNPTASAVLGDVVGAARNIVHGGRAPGENTYANLPIASFGEVRTKFHIDMEVSDKLGVLKEVAGVFARRDVSLRTVRQEDGEETARLIVVTHSAREEVLEAIIDELRALDSVHAVHSVIRLSE; from the coding sequence ATGCTTACTTCTTCCGTCGCTCAGGCTCCCATCCGCGCTGGTAAAGGCGAAGGCGAAACCGTGGGCATCGCCCTTCTCGGTTTCGGCACAGTCGGTTCCGAGGTCTTCCGCCTGCTGCAGGAAAACGCGGACGCGTTCACCCACCGCATCGGCGGGCCGGCCGAGGTGCGCGGGGTCGCCGTTTCCCACGTGGGCAACAAGCCGCGCCCCGGGGTGCCGAAGGATCTGCTCACTGACGATGCGGCCGGCCTAGTCACCCGCGACGACATCGACTTGGTCGTCGAGGTCATCGGCGGCATCGACTTCCCGCGCGAGCTCGTGCTCACCGCGCTCAACGCCGGCAAGTCCGTGGTCACCGCCAACAAGGCGCTCGTGGCCGCCCGCGCCGATGAGCTCGCCGCGGCCGCCGAGGCCACCGGCGCGGACCTCTACTTCGAGGCCGCCGTCGCCGCCGCCATCCCGGTCGTGGGCATGCTGCGCCGCTCGCTGGCCGGCGACCAGGTCGAGCGGATCAGCGGCATCGTCAACGGCACCACCAACTTCATCCTGGACGCGATGGAGGCCACCGGCGCCAGCTACGACGACGCGCTCGCGGAGGCCACCCGCCTCGGCTACGCGGAGGCCGATCCGACCGCCGACGTCGAGGGCCATGACGCGGCCAGCAAGGCGGCGATCATGGCGTCGCTGGCCTTCCACACCCGCGTGAACTTCGACGACGTGTACTGCCAGGGCATCTCGGACATCACCGCCGGCGACATCCAGGCGGCGAACGAAGCCGGCTTTTCCATCAAGCTGCTCGCCATCTGCGAGCGGCTTCGCCGCGACGACGGCACCGAGGCCGTCAACGCCCGCGTGCACCCGGCGCTGGTGCGCAAAGAGCACCCGATGGCGAGCGTGAGCGAGTCCTACAACGCCATCTTCGTCGAGTCGGAGGCCGCCGGCGAGCTGATGTTCTACGGCAACGGCGCCGGCGGCAACCCGACCGCGTCTGCCGTGCTTGGCGATGTCGTCGGCGCCGCCCGCAACATCGTCCACGGCGGCCGCGCGCCCGGGGAAAACACCTACGCCAACCTGCCGATCGCCAGCTTCGGCGAGGTGCGCACCAAGTTCCACATCGACATGGAGGTCAGCGATAAGCTGGGCGTGCTGAAGGAGGTCGCCGGCGTCTTCGCCCGCCGCGACGTCTCGCTGCGCACCGTGCGCCAGGAAGATGGTGAGGAGACCGCCCGCCTCATCGTGGTGACCCACTCCGCCCGCGAGGAGGTCCTCGAGGCGATCATCGACGAGCTGCGCGCGCTCGACTCCGTCCACGCGGTGCACTCGGTCATCCGCTTAAGTGAGTAG